aaaatggtcgtGGCTATTTCTTAGCGGTTCGTTGATTAGCCAAGAACAAATACTCAAGCATACAAAAACTTTCATGAAAGAGAGACATCAACGTGAAGGTGCTCCAACCAAATCGTGTAATGccaaataaaaacttaaatcaCGTGACATCGTATTATTAGTCTAAGATGTTAAGTGCCGTATTTGAAAGTGTAGGTGGGTCCTCCAAACAGACATCCAACTTCTCAATGGACTTTTAGGTATGTGGCCGTTCACAGGTTGATCTATAAATGTAAAATCAGAATACGaaggaaataaaaaattggaactTGAAAAGAATGTGCTTATTTCACGATATCCAGAAAAGAAGCAAGCGTTGGACAACATGATTTCCCAGGCTTATTGCAAATACAACAGTTTCGAAAATTACAACTTGGTAAACGCTATTGCCGATAAATAAAGGGAATCTGAGATCTGAGGGCATCTATAACATAGGTGAAAAATACACGAACGCGTCGACGACAACTAAAATACAATACGCAGGTGGGGAACTTGCACACATCTAGTGAGAATCAGGACTTGCAAAATGCGTGGAGTGTTTCGTCGAGGGCCTTTCTATCATATTCGCCAGTGAAGACACAATTTCCCAAAGGACCTTTCAGAAGGATGAGCCTTAGTAACCCATCAGCTACCTTCTTATCAACCTGCCATACCAGAAGAAGACGGATACATTAAGAAACAAGCAAACAAGCAATATTACAAATTACAATCCCATTTCTCTTACCGCCATTACGGATCTGAATGTCTCTATCGTCACAGATTCGGGAGGTGCAATAGGTAACTTGGCCTGCTTTAAAATGTTGGTAGTTCGCTTCACAAGTGCATCATCAATCCAGCCAAGGCGGTATGACATGTCAACAGCCATAACCTAAACATAGCGCACAAGCTCTTTAAACATTGAGGAATAATTTTGCAAGGAAACAAACAAATGTAAATGTATAAGAGAATTACCATGCCAGCTGCAACAGCTTCTCCATGAAGCCAGTTCCCATAGCCGAGCCCAGTTTCTATTGCCTGAAAATACATTGCATTTCatcaaaaatatttaattagattGGGGATCCAATCCAACAGAATATTGCAGAATATAACAAAGTACAGAGGCTCTCAACGCTTTCATTATAAAGAAATTAGCCTAATTgtacaaaacaaaaactcacATGACCAAATGTATGACCCAAGTTCAGTGTAGCTCTCAGTCCACCTTCCTTCTCATCCAAGGACACAACCTCAGCCTTGTTTTCACACGACCGCTTTATAGCATAAGCCATTGCTGCTGGATCCCTGCAATGCACCAACTATACTCATCAACATAACTAACTGAATGTGCATCTTGTGCAGGAAGGAGATTATTCATGAAGCTTCAACAGactggaaaagaaaaaatggcaACAGCCTTAAAATCACAACCACTAGCAGTGACGAGATACTCTCTTAATTTGATGTCCCGTAACATTTATCATGTCAAATAGAATGGTGCTGGGACAGGGAACTTCTCACTGTTCCTTACTCTTTGTTCAAATTTCGTACCTCGCCATTAGTGCCTGAATATTCCTCTCCTGCCATTCAAAGAAATCTGCATCTCTAATAAGCCCATACTTAATGACCTCTGCAAGCCCTGAAGCCAGTTCCCTGTCTGGTAATGTGTTCAATGTGTCTGTGTCTATAAGCACACACTGAGGTTGGTAAAAAGCACCGATCAAGTTCTTCCCAAGAGGGTGGTTTATACCGGTTTTGCCCCCAACAGAAGAATCAACCTGCAAGTCgacc
Above is a window of Malus sylvestris chromosome 15, drMalSylv7.2, whole genome shotgun sequence DNA encoding:
- the LOC126604922 gene encoding 3-dehydroquinate synthase, chloroplastic, translating into MASTASTANPFSVSLSSRKASLSKPSSPAEVSLRVQSSNASSLRTSFVSNSSIELTRGANSALKSSTVRSRTRIMASSAQVVDQPSSKTGPVAPTVVDVDLGNRSYPIYIGSGLLDQPELLQRHVHGKRVLVVTNTKVAPLYLDKVVEALTRDNPNVSVESVILPDGEKYKDMDTLMKVFDKAIESRLDRRCTFVALGGGVIGDMCGYAAASFLRGVNFIQIPTTVMAQVDSSVGGKTGINHPLGKNLIGAFYQPQCVLIDTDTLNTLPDRELASGLAEVIKYGLIRDADFFEWQERNIQALMARDPAAMAYAIKRSCENKAEVVSLDEKEGGLRATLNLGHTFGHAIETGLGYGNWLHGEAVAAGMVMAVDMSYRLGWIDDALVKRTTNILKQAKLPIAPPESVTIETFRSVMAVDKKVADGLLRLILLKGPLGNCVFTGEYDRKALDETLHAFCKS